The following DNA comes from Calditrichota bacterium.
CCGTCAGCGTTGCATGTACGCTTCGATTTCCGCAACCGTCTTGGGAATAGGTTTGCCCAACACCCGATGGCCAGTGCGGGTGATGAGGACGTCGTCTTCGATCCTGATGCCACCGAAGCCGAGATGGCGCTGCACTCGCTCGTAGTTGATAAATGTGCGGTGCTTCTTGGCCGCCTTCCATTGCGCAACCAGCTCCGGCATGAAGTAGACGCCCGGCTCCACGGTGAGGACATAGCCGGGCTGCAGTCTCTTGGCCAAGCGCAGGTAGGCCAGGCCGAACTGCTCACTGCGCTTGAACTCGTCGTCGTACCCCACATAGTCCTCGCCGAGGTTTTCCATGTCGTGGACGTCCAGGCCGAGCATGTGGCCCAGGCCGTGTGGGAAAAACAGTGCATGGGCGCCAGCTTCCACTGCGGCGTCCGGGTCGCCTTTCATGAAGCCTAACTGGCGGAGGCCATCGGCAATGACGCGCGCGGCGGCGAGGTGGGCATCGCGATTCGCTACCCCCGGGGCCATCATGGCGATGGCTTTCTCCTGCGCGGCCAGCACCACCTGATAAACGTCCCTCTGCAAAGGGGTGAACTTGCCGCTCACCGGGTAGGTCCTGGTGATGTCGCTGGCATAGTGATTCGGTGACTCGGCGCCGGAATCGAACACCACCAACTGCCCTGCCCCCATGCGGTGAGCGTGCGAGTGGCCGTGCAGTATCTCCCCATGAGTGGTGAAGATGGTGGGGAAGGCGGTCATGGAACCCCGTGCCTGGACCAACCCTTCGATCGGCCCCACCACTTCTCGTTCGTAGAGGCCTGGGGCGATCAAGCGCACGGCCTGCTGGTACATCTCGTGACTGATGGCCAGCGCCTTTTCAATCTCCGCCACTTCCTGTGCCGATTTGACCGAGCGCTGTGCCACCACGGCGCGCACGAACTCCCGCGAGCACGAGGAGTTGACCCATGCGGCGCGCGTTCCGGTAAGCTGCTCGATCTTTTGTTGGTTCTCGCTCCGGTACTGCGGGAGGTAGTGAATCCTTTGTCCTTGTTGCAAGGCGCGTTGCGTCCACTTTTCCAGCTCGGCCAGAGGCCTGGCCGTGCTCACTCCCACCTGCGCTGCCCGGTCGGCCATGGAGGGTTGCGGTCCCATCCAGACAATGTCGTCGACCCCATAGTCGTCGCC
Coding sequences within:
- a CDS encoding aminopeptidase P family protein, with translation MFDAEVYVQRRKALKKKMGSGLLLFLGNDESPMNYRANTYPFRQDSTFLYYWGLDFPGLAAVIDIDADQEVLFGDDYGVDDIVWMGPQPSMADRAAQVGVSTARPLAELEKWTQRALQQGQRIHYLPQYRSENQQKIEQLTGTRAAWVNSSCSREFVRAVVAQRSVKSAQEVAEIEKALAISHEMYQQAVRLIAPGLYEREVVGPIEGLVQARGSMTAFPTIFTTHGEILHGHSHAHRMGAGQLVVFDSGAESPNHYASDITRTYPVSGKFTPLQRDVYQVVLAAQEKAIAMMAPGVANRDAHLAAARVIADGLRQLGFMKGDPDAAVEAGAHALFFPHGLGHMLGLDVHDMENLGEDYVGYDDEFKRSEQFGLAYLRLAKRLQPGYVLTVEPGVYFMPELVAQWKAAKKHRTFINYERVQRHLGFGGIRIEDDVLITRTGHRVLGKPIPKTVAEIEAYMQR